A window of the Limanda limanda chromosome 8, fLimLim1.1, whole genome shotgun sequence genome harbors these coding sequences:
- the LOC133008600 gene encoding myosin heavy chain, fast skeletal muscle-like, translated as MSTDAEMAAYGKAAIYLRKPERERIEAQTAPFDAKAACYVADVKELYLKGMILKKDGGKVTVKVLDTQEEKVFKEDDVHPMNPPKYDKIEDMAMMTHLNEASVLYNLKERYAAWMIYTYSGLFCATVNPYKWLPVYDQEVVNAYRGKKRMEAPPHIFSVSDNAYQFMLCDRENQSVLITGESGAGKTVNTKRVIQYFATISVGGGDKKGGGGEKKYQGSLEDQIIAANPLLEAYGNAKTVRNDNSSRFGKFIRIHFGTTGKLASADIETYLLEKSRVTYQLSAERGYHIFYQMMTNHLPGIVEAALISTNPYDYPLLSMGQITVASIDDKVELEATDAAIDILGFSGEEKMAIWKFTGAVVHHGNMKFKQKQREEQAEPDGTEDADKVAYLLGLNSADMLKGLCYPRVKVGNEYVTKGQTVPQVQNSVTALSKSVYERMFLWMVIRINQMLDTKQSRNSYIGVLDIAGFEIFDFNTLEQLCINFTNEKLQQFFNHTMFVLEQEEYKKEGIIWEFIDFGMDLAACIELIERPMGIFSILEEECMFPKADDTSFKNKLYDQHLGKNKAFEKPKPAKGKIEAHFSLVHYAGTVDYNITGWLDKNKDPLNDSVLQLYQKSSVKLLAGLYPAVVEETGKKGGKKKGGSMQTVSSQFRENLGKLMTNLRSTHPHFVRCLIPNETKTPGLMENFLVIHQLRCNGVLEGIRICRKGFPSRIQYGDFKQRYKVLNASVIPEGQFIDNKKASEKLLGSIDVNHDEYRFGHTKVFFKAGLLGTLEEMRDEKLATLVTMTQALCRAYVMRKEFVKMTERREAIYTIQYNVRSFMNVKHWPWMKVYYKIKPLLQSAETEKELAAMKENYDKMTTDLATALAKKKELEEKMVSLLQEKNDLQLQVASEGDNLSDAEERCEGLIKSKIQMEAKLKETTERLEDEEEMNAELTAKKRKLEDECSELKKDIDDLELTLAKVEKEKHATENKVKNLTEEMASQDESIAKLSKEKKALQEAHQQTLDDLQAEEDKVNTLTKAKTKLEQQVDDLEGSLEQEKKLRMDLERAKRKLEGDLKLAQESIMDLENDKQQSDEKGKKKDFEISQLLSKIEDEQSMGSQLQKKIKELQARIEELEEEIEAERAARAKVEKQRADLSRELEEISERLEEAGGATAAQIEMSKKREAEFQKLRRDLEESTLQHEATASALRKKQADSVAELGEQIDNLQRVKQKLEKEKSEYKMEIDDLSSNMEAVAKAKGNLEKMCRTLEDQFSELKTKNDETVRQANDLGAQKARLLTENGEFGRQIEEKEALVSQLTRGKQAYTQQIEELKRQIEEEVKAKNALAHGLQSARHDCDLLREQFEEEQEAKAELQRGMSKANSEVAQWRSKYETDAIQRTEELEESKKKLAQRLQEAEEQIEAVNSKCASLEKTKQRLQSEVEDLMIDVERANGLAANLDKKQRNFDKVLADWKQKYEEGQSELEGSLKEARSLGTELFKMKNSYEEALDQLETMKRENKNLQQEISDLTEQIGETGKSIHELEKSKKQTETEKSEIQTALEEAEGTLEHEESKILRVQLELNQIKGEVDRKLAEKDEEMEQIKRNSQRVTDSMQSTLDSEVRSRNDALRIKKKMEGDLNEMEIQLSHANRQSAESQKQLRNVQAQLKDAQLHLDDAVRAAEDLKEQAAMVDRRNGLMVAEIEELRVALEQTERGRKVAEQELVDASERVGLLHSQNTSLLNTKKKLESDLVQVQSEVDDTVQEARNAEDKAKKAITDAAMMAEELKKEQDTSSHLERMKKNLEVAVKDLQHRLDEAENLAMKGGKKQLQKLESRVRELESEIDAEQRRGADAVKGVRKYERRVKELTYQTEEDKKNGSRLQDLVDKLQLKVKAYKRQSEEAEEQANVHLSKCRKVQHELEEAEERADIAESQVNKLRAKTRDSGKGKEAAE; from the exons ATGAGTACAGACGCGGAGATGGCCGCTTACGGCAAAGCAGCCATATACCTTCGTaagccagagagggagagaattgaGGCTCAAACCGCACCTTTTGATGCCAAGGCTGCCTGCTATGTGGCCGATGTCAAAGAGCTGTACTTGAAGGGAATGATCCTCAAGAAAGATGGTGGCAAAGTCACCGTCAAAGTCCTGGACACTCAGGAG GAGAAGGTATTTAAAGAAGACGACGTCCATCCAATGAACCCTCCCAAGTACGACAAAATTGAGGACATGGCCATGATGACCCATCTCAATGAAGCCTCTGTCCTGTATAACCTCAAAGAGCGTTATGCAGCATGGATGATCTAC ACCTACTCTGGGTTGTTCTGTGCCACTGTTAACCCTTACAAATGGCTCCCAGTGTACGATCAAGAAGTTGTTAATGCCTACAGAGGGAAGAAGCGTATGGAGGCTCCACCCCACATCTTCTCCGTCTCTGACAACGCTTATCAGTTCATGCTATGTG ATAGGGAGAACCAGTCTGTCTTGATCAC TGGAGAATCTGGTGCTGGAAAGACTGTGAACACGAAACGTGTCATCCAGTACTTCGCCACAATCTCAGTGGGAGGAGGGGACAAAAAAGGGGGGGGCGGCGAAAAAAAGTATCAG GGGTCACTGGAGGATCAGATTATTGCAGCCAATCCCCTGCTGGAGGCCTATGGTAATGCCAAAACTGTGAGGAATGACAACTCTTCTCGCTTT GGTAAATTCATCAGAATCCATTTCGGCACAACTGGCAAACTGGCAAGTGCTGACATTGAGACAT ATCTGCTGGAGAAGTCAAGAGTGACATACCAGCTTTCTGCTGAGAGAGGCTACCACATCTTCTACCAGATGATGACAAACCACTTACCGGGGATAGTTG AGGCGGCACTCATCTCAACCAACCCCTACGACTACCCCTTGCTCAGCATGGGTCAGATCACTGTGGCCAGCATTGATGACAAAGTTGAACTGGAAGCTACTGAT GCTGCTATTGATATCCTGGGCTTCAGTGGTGAGGAGAAGATGGCCATCTGGAAGTTTACTGGTGCTGTGGTCCACCATGGTAACATGAagttcaagcaaaagcagcgtGAGGAGCAGGCTGAACCCGATGGCACAGAAG ATGCTGACAAGGTTGCTTACCTGTTGGGTCTGAACTCCGCTGACATGCTGAAGGGTCTGTGCTATCCCAGAGTGAAGGTCGGAAATGAGTATGTCACAAAGGGACAGACTGTACCTCAG GTGCAAAACTCAGTTACTGCCCTGTCTAAGTCCGTCTATGAGAGGATGTTCTTGTGGATGGTCATCCGTATCAACCAGATGTTGGACACGAAGCAGTCAAGGAACTCCTATATTGGTGTACTGGATATCGCCGGCTTTGAAATCTTTGAT TTCAACACCTTGGAGCAACTttgcatcaacttcaccaatgAGAAACTGCAACAGTTTTTCAACCACACCATGTTCGTCCTGGAGCAAGAGGAGTACAAGAAGGAGGGTATTATCTGGGAGTTCATTGACTTCGGTATGGACTTGGCCGCCTGCATTGAGCTGATTGAAAGG CCCATGGGCATCTTCTCCATCCTTGAAGAGGAGTGCATGTTCCCTAAGGCTGATGACACATCCTTCAAGAATAAGCTCTATGATCAGCATCTTggcaaaaacaaagcatttgagAAGCCAAAACCTGCAAAGGGCAAGATTGAGGCCCACTTCTCCCTGGTGCACTATGCTGGTACAGTGGACTACAATATCACTGGCTGGCTGGACAAGAACAAGGACCCCCTGAATGattctgttctgcagctgtaCCAAAAGTCATCAGTGAAACTGCTGGCTGGCCTGTATCCCGCTGTTGTTGAGG AGACTGGAAAGAAGGGAGGCAAGAAGAAGGGCGGCTCTATGCAGACTGTGTCTTCACAGTTCAGG GAAAACTTGGGCAAGCTGATGACTAACTTGAGGAGCACCCATCCTCACTTTGTGCGTTGTCTGATTCCCAATGAGACAAAGACTCCAG GACTGATGGAGAACTTCCTGGTCATCCACCAGCTGAGGTGTAACGGTGTGCTGGAGGGTATCAGAATCTGCAGGAAAGGTTTCCCCAGCAGAATCCAATATGGTGACTTCAAGCAGAG GTACAAGGTATTGAATGCCAGTGTCATTCCTGAGGGCCAGTTCATTGACAACAAGAAGGCTTCAGAAAAGCTGCTCGGATCGATTGATGTTAATCATGACGAGTACAGATTTGGACACACAAAG GTGTTCTTCAAGGCTGGTCTGCTGGGTACccttgaggagatgagagatgaaaagCTTGCAACTCTGGTCACAATGACTCAGGCTCTCTGCCGTGCTTATGTCATGAGAAAGGAGTTTGTGAAGATGACGGAGAGGAG GGAAGCCATCTACACCATCCAGTACAACGTGCGCTCATTCATGAATGTCAAACATTGGCCATGGATGAAGGTTTACTACAAGATCAagcctctgctgcagagtgCTGAAACTGAGAAGGAGCTGGCTGCGATGAAGGAAAACTATGATAAGATGACAACTGACTTGGCTACTGCCCTGGCCAAGAAGAAGGAACTAGAGGAGAAGATGGTGTCTCTTCTGCAAGAGAAGAATGATCTGCAGCTCCAAGTGGCATCC gaaggagataaTCTCTCAGATGCTGAGGAAAGATGTGAGGGACTTATCAAGAGCAAAATTCAGATGGAGGccaaactcaaagaaacaactgagagacttgaggatgaagaggaaatgaATGCTGAGCTTACTGCTAAGAAGAGAAAGCTGGAAGATGAATGTTCTGAGCTCAAGAAGGATATTGACGATCTGGAGCTCACATTGGccaaggtggagaaggagaaacatgCCACTGAGAACAAG GTTAAGAACCTGACAGAGGAGATGGCCTCTCAAGATGAGAGCATTGCTAAGCTGAGCAAGGAGAAGAAAGCCCTTCAGGAGGCTCATCAACAGACTCTTGATGACCTGCAGGCTGAGGAAGACAAAGTCAACACTCTGACCAAGGCCAAGACAAAGCTTGAGCAGCAAGTCGATGAT CTTGAGGGTTCTCTGGAACAAGAGAAGAAACTGCGTATGGACCTTGAGAGAGCCAAGAGGAAGCTCGAGGGAGATCTGAAACTGGCCCAGGAATCCATAATGGATCTTGAGAATGACAAGCAGCAGTCTGATGAGAAAGGGAAAAA GAAAGACTTTGAAATCAGCCAACTCCTGAGCAAGATTGAGGATGAGCAGTCTATGGGATCTCAGCTTCAGAAGAAGATCAAGGAGCTTCAG GCCCGTATtgaggaactggaggaggagattgagGCTGAGCGTGCTGCTCGTGCCAAGGTTGAGAAGCAGAGGGCTGACCTCTCCAGGGAACTTGAGGAGATCAGTGAGAGGCtagaggaggctggaggtgccactgctgctcagattgAGATGAGCAAGAAGCGGGAAGCTGAGTTCCAGAAGCTCCGTCGTGACCTTGAGGAGTCCACTCTGCAGCATGAAGCCACTGCTTCCGCTCTTCGCAAGAAGCAGGCTGACAGCGTTGCTGAGCTGGGAGAGCAGATCGACAACCTCCAGCGTGTCAAGCAGAAgcttgaaaaggaaaagagtgaaTACAAAATGGAGATTGATGACCTGTCCAGCAACATGGAGGCTGTTGCCAAAGCAAAG GGAAATCTTGAAAAGATGTGCCGTACTCTTGAGGACCAATTTAGTGAACTGAAGACCAAGAATGATGAAACTGTTCGTCAAGCGAATGACTTGGGTGCACAGAAAGCCCGTCTCCTGACAGAAAATG GTGAGTTCGGCCGTCAAATTGAAGAGAAAGAGGCTCTTGTCTCCCAGCTGACCAGAGGCAAACAGGCCTACACTCAACAGATTGAAGAGCTGAAGAGACAGATTGAAGAGGAGGTTAAG GCCAAGAATGCTCTTGCCCATGGACTGCAATCAGCCCGCCATGACTGTGACCTGCTGAGGGAACAgtttgaggaggagcaggaggctaAGGCTGAGCTTCAGCGTGGAATGTCCAAGGCCAACAGTGAGGTGGCTCAGTGGAGAAGCAAGTATGAAACTGATGCTATTCAGCGCACTGAGGAGCTTGAGGAGTCCAA GAAAAAGCTGGCTCAGCGTCTCcaggaggctgaggagcagaTTGAGGCTGTGAACTCCAAGTGTGCTTCTCTGGAGAAAACcaaacagaggctgcagagtgAGGTGGAGGACCTCATGATTGATGTGGAGAGGGCTAATGGGCTGGCTGCTAACCTggacaagaagcagaggaacttCGACAAG GTGTTGGCAGACTGGAAGCAGAAGTATGAGGAGGGTCAGTCAGAGCTCGAGGGATCTCTGAAGGAGGCTCGTTCTCTTGGCACTGAGCTGTTCAAGATGAAGAACTCTTATGAGGAAGCTCTGGATCAGCTGGAGACCATGAAGCGTGAAAACAAGAACCTGCAAC AGGAGATCTCTGATCTGACTGAACAGATTGGTGAGACTGGCAAGAGCATCCATGAGCTGGAGAAGTCCAAGAagcagacggagacagagaaatCTGAGATCCAGACAGCTcttgaggaggctgag GGAACTCTGGAACATGAAGAGTCTAAGATTCTGCGTGTTCAGCTGGAGCTCAACCAGATCAAGGGTGAGGTGGACAGGAAACTGGCAGAAAAAGATGAGGAGATGGAGCAGATCAAGAGAAACAGCCAGAGGGTGACTGACTCTATGCAGAGCACTCTGGATTCTGAGGTCAGGAGCAGGAACGATGCCCTGAGaatcaagaagaagatggagggagacctGAATGAGATGGAGATTCAGCTGAGCCATGCCAATCGCCAGTCGGCTGAGTCccagaagcagctgaggaaTGTGCAGGCACAGCTGAAG GATGCTCAACTGCACCTTGATGACGCTGTCAGAGCCGCGGAGGACCTTAAGGAACAAGCTGCTATGGTGGATCGCAGGAACGGTCTGATGGTGGCTGAAATTGAGGAACTTAGAGTGGCTctggaacagacagagagaggtcgCAAAGTCGCTGAACAGGAGCTGGTGGATGCCAGTGAGCGTGTTGGACTGCTGCACTCTCAG AACACAAGCCTTCTGAACACCAAGAAGAAGCTTGAGTCTGACCTGGTTCAGGTCCAGAGTGAAGTTGATGACACTGTTCAGGAAGCAAGGAATGCAGAGGATAAGGCTAAGAAAGCCATCACTGAT gcTGCGATGAtggctgaggagctgaagaaggagcaggaTACTAGCTCTCAcctggagaggatgaagaagaacctGGAGGTTGCTGTTAAGGACCTGCAGCACCGCCTGGATGAGGCTGAGAACCTGGCCATGAAGGGTGGAAAGAAGCAGCTCCAGAAACTGGAGTCTAGG GTGCGCGAGCTTGAGTCAGAGATTGACGCTGAGCAGAGACGTGGAGCAGATGCTGTTAAGGGTGTCCGCAAGTAcgagaggagagtgaaggagcTCACCTACCAG ACTGAGGAGGACAAGAAAAATGGTTCCAGGCTGCAGGATCTGGTTGACAAGTTGCAGCTCAAGGTGAAGGCCTACAAGAGGCAGTCTGAGGAAGCG GAGGAGCAGGCCAATGTCCACCTGTCCAAGTGCAGGAAGGTCCAgcatgagctggaggaggctgaggagcgtGCTGACATTGCAGAGTCCCAGGTCAACAAACTGAGAGCCAAGACCCGTGACTCTGGAAAG GGCAAAGAGGCAGCTGAATAA